Part of the Pseudorasbora parva isolate DD20220531a chromosome 13, ASM2467924v1, whole genome shotgun sequence genome is shown below.
AAGTGCTTTCAGCGACTCGGAGGCATTCAAAACCAGTGTTGTTGGTACGAATATGTGTTTCTTTCAGGCCGTAACCACAATTGCCATGAAATATTGCccagtttaaagggttactttacGCAAAATTAAGAATTCtgaaatttcctcaccctcatgtcgttccaaacccgcaaGACTTTgtaacacaaaggaagatattttaatcaaatctGAGAGCGTTCTGTTACTCCATTGACAGCTgcacaactaccactttgacacttcaaaaagttcacaGAGAGATCATAAAACAAATCCCTGTGAATAGAGCGTTTAGTCCAaaatttctgaagagacacaaatgctttatatgatgaactgaTTGAATTTTGGCTTTTATTCAcaaataaacattcatcaatGTGCACATCAGTTATATTAAGCGTAAGCTCAATGATTTTCGCTTGacgtgcaagaaccaatgaagtttGTTCTCGCGCATCAAGCAAGTACAGTTGAGCTTCTGTCTAGGTTCACttatcaatgtttatatgtcaataaaagcctaaattaaatctgttcatcatataaagcaattGAGTCTTTGGATTTAATcgctctattcatataaattagTTTTACAAAGTCTTTataaactttttgaagcatcaaagtggtagttgctcTGAGATTTTCTTTATTTGTGTCGAAGATGAAAAAAATCCTTAGGAGTTTTTAACGACATGAgtaataattttcatttaattttttttgtttatttgtaagAGTTTTAGTGCTGAATTCAAGAAAATCTTCTTAAGAAAAAAATctcttaaattatattataataagtCTTCTCAAGAtttttgaagattttttttctcgggatagttcacccaaaaataaaaaataaatatgtttatatgCTCCCAgagcatccaagatgtaggtgactttgtttcttcagtagaacacaaatgaagatttttaactccaaccggtTTGTCagttgtataatgcatgtcattgGTAACATTTTAGAGTTTGAGTgcaatgagagtaaaaaaaaaaaaacacatacgaatccatattaaaccttgCAGCTCTTTACGACAcgttgatatcttaagacaagAAACCCGCTTTTTGCGAGAAGATTCCGAACAATATttctataaattatttttactcTGAATGTGATCTATGTACAACAGCCTTGAGTGCGCCATCCCTTCCAGTTAGTGAGGTCAAATGTACACAAGTGGCAGAAGTGATCTCTCACGCGTTTCTCTACGTCATATCGTGCATTTTGACCTCATTTCCCAGAAGTAATTGCACAGAGAAGGCTGTTGTACATAGATTTCTTTCaaggtaaaacaaaaaaaatatatataagaaaTGATCGGTTTGTGCGAGAATCAGAATCGTAtttatgtcttaagacatcaatgtgtggCCACGAgctgcagggtttaatatggattcgtatgtttgtttgtttttttactctcatagctCTCATTCTCTAAAATGTtaccattgacatgcattatgtgactgactgactgcaacagttggagttaaaaatcttaatttgtgttctattgaagaaacaagcacacctatatcttggataccctgggggtaagcagataaacatcaaattttcatttttgggtgaactattcttttaaatgtattatttaaatcaaaataatttttatattcatattttacaaatgttatttattctaatcaaatgtatttgttagtttgttttagtttatttaaatccaaatgtgtttatacattttaatccatgtattattttaatcaaatgtatatccttatttttatttttattaatctaatcttttttaaatcttttttttcttcttttctttaagCTTTTCCACCATTTGTCCACCTATTAACCCATTTTAACTGAAGCATCTCATGATGTAAAATGTGTTCAATGAGATCATGTTCTCCACTGAAGTACATTGATCACTTTCTAACTGTAACTATACTTACGGGTTATTTATAGAATATAAAATATCAAGTTAGAAAACATGAAAACTGTAGTTAAGAAGAGCAACTTTCTTTGTGAATCTGAAATCTTTCTGTTTCTAGGTCTGTTCATGCGTCAGATGCTGCTGGCCTACAATAAACTGTCCTTCAGTCAGGTTTATAAGCTGTACAAGTCCCTGCAGAAGTACTGTCATCGTGGAAATCCTCCTGAGCTGTCCGCTCTTCCCTCAGAAGACATGGAGCTGACGGGCATTGAAGACCCTAGTGCCGACCGCATAGACAAAGATGAGCTGGACACAACATCTTTACACCAGTCCGAACTGAGGTCAGAGGGAATAATGTACTTATTATTAATGGAATCAGGCTtgtattaaaggtgtcataaactggcttttaaattttttttatactgttgtctgaggtcaactaatgacgttcgtgtggtttttacattcaaaaacatagcTGCAAagctaaatatagctgcaagcagccattacaGGGGTCAACCGCAACAAAAGCAAACAAGGAAGCTAGCAGCAGACCAACTGCAAAAATGAGTAAAGACATTTAGAGACAATTTTTAAGCAAACATTTTGAAACCCCATGTTAATATATTGAGTTGTATTGAGTAAATtacatgttttgtttaattatagcgctaccaagaggcacaatcataccaatttttttttgtgtgttgcatgttgcctcaggtcatgcttgtgatgacatgtaccacgtttggtttgaatacgataaagcgttgcggagatatagccttttagtgtgtttttgcaactgctacatacattttttttgcacGTTTTTCGAAAACGATTTTAcaaatcaacttgaattccataactttttgtcagcatggtctacAGATTATCTGGTTAAATTTTCGTGTAAATTGGaccaacggcctaggaggagttcgaaaaagttgGTTTTCAGTTCATTACAAATGCCGGGAAAATTTACATTACGGAAAATGCAATCAAATTGGCTTGTGCCAAGGAATCAGGGGAAAAGGATTTCGTTTCTAacccttatggttcaaaagttattagcataaacatgagtgaaactttggacagttggtggcgctagagggaataatttagagactccaaatttggtatGGTTACTATTGGTACTGACCTCCTATCAGTGTACCAAATTTCATAACTTACCCGCAAAcagttctatgggctgccatagacttccatggcagaataataataagaaatctaGCGATTTCAAGAGGGGCTCCGCACCTCCGGTGCTTGGCTCCTagtaagtaataggctattttctacactggttttgaggctctctccaaaacgctagTTTTTGGTGGgagtgccgcactggagacttggaagtaaacgcccatggataagatttgcatatttaatgagcttcagctcctgtcatatctagtccctgtcagttcagtatgcatgagggagggattgttttgaaagcggcaaccggaatgatacaagtacgtctttatcaaacaaacacaatgatttatttctcatccacccgcattTGAttagactattatttttgtggCCCGCAAGATCgttcgatataagcgcgaaccgctCGCCCTTCAAaagtcaagtcaagagagagatAACAGCacagaacaagaaaaaaaaggaatattttgagatttgtcAGCCTGCCGACAGGCTtacattttggtagcccatctggaaaacacacaccctgggacgttgggctttgcgagcccttgCCCAtgcatgtctgagtccagcatgctaaaggtatgttctgttagacacgtaagacataagcaaaacgatctataacaatgcaatactattacatataaaaacacttttttttctttcgttttactcacataagtgtgttgcaacATTCCTGTTGGAACAAAAATAGAAGAAACAACATTGTGAGATTTCTTTACAAACAatcccgcagtgaaatgaagtgaacaccatTCTTCTTCACGTCAActagaacttcattaaaaatacatttttatgtacaCTCCACACACtccttagcctagaaatctagacgcaccctagcggcagcaaatttaatctgcccacaagtgtcgtctaggaactctcaatacccttctgagctgtattcccctaactcttgccgggccaatcacatcgtgtatagagtcggcgggcggggccataatgacgacggccgagttgcgtttgcgtgcttctagtaaacacagaaactggcgaacggcggcggtctttcgaatcagctttgactgcgattctggaagacttggagttaagcttttctctgagaaaagaacaaagaacggcactgaagtcattcttaaaaagggaagatgtgttcggagtttagccgaccggatacggcgaatgtttaatctatcaacaagctctgtttcaccttcgttgctctggttagtggtagcgctatcctatcgcgtgcagagggagtttgaaagacaaccgtttatcccgcccgtcggattgagccctgtctatgttGAGTtatcagaccaaacatcttgatgtgggtctggcttgtcaggctacacaCTCCTAATATTAGGATTCAAAGTAAGTTTATGcacgactgtgttcttccacaaccaggaatggcgcaatatcttgctatattcttcggcatgtttattgctgctggctagtgtgatccgatgagtcagtgggcggagctactgaattagacgtgcttATTTTTCTCTAGAGGCGGTGTTTTGTCAGTCGATGACGTGAAGATGTGATGtgtcaagggaaagttgatttctcaattcttCACCCCTTTAATGGTATTTTGTATGTTGGGGTCAGTTTGACCCATATTAGATTTTCAAACTGCTTAAAACACTTGTGTTTTGGAAATTCTTTAAAAGTTTTGGTTACATCAATTGTGTTAGGTGTCAAATTTACTCCCAATTGTTCCGGGGCCCGTTCTTCGTACCTCaaattgaataaaatataaaatagaaatataaatataattgatttgacagatcccagatcttttaatcgtgataactgatctctggctaacttggttcttcaaaaaaaattgcggatttgattaaaatatctggattaagttatctgagatcactgctcgtgcctgtgttccctgaagagggcagatgcatcaatactcgaaaccacgatcagcaatgcagcgattggctggcgtcaagacaacgtaatgacatcatataattaaaaaagccacctggcaaaaaacttgtcaaagaaaaaaaaaagaaaaaacacacatttctggacctttataaggaaacgaccaaaccaacataaaagttagataaattaaatgttttgatgaacatgattcccaattatttatgttcacgattttataatatttgtacacactgcatttttatttcaatgttgtaatttcatttttaattcaatttgaagcTGATTTTTATGTGAAAGTATTAATTAAACTTTCAACGGTCAAGATCAAATGATCTGCATCTCTTGCGCTGCTTCAAGCCACTCCAAGCAAGTCCAAGATGAGctttgaagaaccaaacaatccgagatcaaACCAAATCGTCAACAGTCAAATCCAGCTAACGACGTACGAAGAACGGGCCCCAGATTTGTATTTGTCATTTTCAATAGCTTGTCAAAGACTAAAATATGAAATACAAGAGAACTTGACTCAGACACTCAAAGACTCTACTGAAACTTTTGACTCTTCAGAGGAGAATTGGCCGTTTCTTCAGCCACAGAGTTTTACAGACAAAACATCTGTGAAAAGATGTTTTgggttttttgagttttttggaTTTTGTGTACTTGAATCTTTCCAGACTGAAAAGAAGTGTAAGAAACCCAGTTTTACCCTCTCAAGGGTATGATTACCAGACATAACAAAAGGGAGAGGCTATTTTACACAAAGCACCAAAGCAATAAATTcttaataaaaacacaaagtACAAATATTGTTAGATACTATTTATACttgatattatttatatatttattcaaatagtCACTAcaagtgaaaaaaaaacctCTGAATTTACTGTCTCAATTCAGATAATTtcgaaaataaaaatatgtggGTCAAATAGACCCCTAACACAATAGAAATAAATGGAAATTATAAAATTTCTCACCTTTTTTTGTAGTCCCAGAGCGGAGGTTTTCTGTTTTACATAATATTCAGTGTTATTCATAATGTCTTCTTTTGGTGAATTGCATGGAAACCAATAGGAGGTCAATTTAACCCCTACACAAACAGGGTTATTGAATAGGAATGGACTTGACTGGGgggtttattttgttttcatcAGATCGGATGAGACCCAAGGTCCTTTATCTCAGAAACAAGCGGAATACTTCCTTGCACGACAGGTTTGTTATAACATAGAAGAGATTTGACTTTAATAAACACATTTGTCTGTGATTGCCCCGATTAATTGTCACCTTGCTTTTTCCCAGGCATATCTCCTTAAAAACGATGAAAACAAGGCTATGTCGCCGGCTAAGTTACAGGATGAGCTCAACAACATTCTCAAGTTTAATCCTGACTTTGCTGAAGCTGTAAGCTGAAATCCTTCATTTTAAGCAACAGATGATTAACCTCTTTTTAGTATAACTAACCCATCTCTGTCTCTCCACAGCATTATCTCAGCTATTTGAACAGTATGCGAGTGCAGGACATCTTCATCTCCACTCACAGCCTCCTGCACTACTTTGACCGCCTCATTCTGTCCGGTGGAGAGGGAAAAAGCAATGGAGATGAAGGCTATGGCCGCAGTTTACGATATGCTGTCCTGAATCTGGCAACCTTGCACTGTCGTTTTGGACACTAGTGCGTATTAGTTATTTAGATTATGTTTTGAACACTGcattgtgtcaggagcattttATTTTAGCTAGGATATATTTGGTTTGTCAGAAACTTGGCTGGATTAGGTCTTATTTTTCTGACCGCAGTCAATTTGTTTTTATGGGTGACTATAGGTCCAAGGTTGGTTCTGTTCATATTGGTGTCCCACAGGGGTCAGGATTGGGTCCCTTACTTTTCAGTATGTATCTTTAATCACCTGGTCAATTACTAAGATCTCTTGACCTTAACTATCACTTTTATGCCGATGATACTTAGATTTATATCCATTCAAGACCAAGTCAACATGTGGATGTTGtgcatctttcaaactttatcaCTGAGATCAAGATTCGGATGTCTAATAATAGTCTGTCTTTATATTAGCTCTGAAACGGAAGTTATGCTCCTCAGCTCTCCTCATCAACTGCGAAATGCTGGTTCTTACTTCGTCTGTTGAAGGTGTTGCCTTGTAGTTTCAAAGCAAATGTAAAAATCTTGGTGCCTTTTGTGCAGAAAATGGTTAAGACATCATTTTTTTCACCTCAGAAATATAGCACGTTTACTTCCTATGTTGTCCTTCTCAGTTGCTGAGAGGTTGATAAACTCGTTTCATGTGTTGACTActgtaatgctcttctagctGGGGTATCTAAATCCGTCAGGTACCATATTAATTTTAGAATCCTTATGTTAGCATATAAGGCTTTGCATAATCCGGCTCCTCAGTACTTGACTGATCTATTAGCTCCTTACACACCATGTCGTAATCTGCGTTTCTCTCAGAGTGGTTTCTTGGTTTTTCCCAAGACACGGCTTTGTTCTGAGGTGATAGAGCATTTTCTTCCTATCCTCCTAAGCTTTGGAATTCTCTCCTGGCTGACACCAGGAAAGCAAATACATTAACTGATTTTTAAAGGGTtatcacccaaaaattaaatttatgtcattaatgactcaccctaattttatatttagtcagagagcgtatctaaatgtatgcacactatactgtccatgtgcagaaatggaataaaaacatcaaagtagtccttatgtgacattagttagttaattagaatctcttgaagcatcgaaaatacattttggtccaaaaataacaaaaactacgactttattcagcattatcttctcttccttgtttgtgttcaatcctcaaataacgattcaaatggttgtgaatcagcgtatttctgttgtttttggaccaaaatctatttttgatgcttcaagagattctaattaactaactgatgtcacatatggactactttgatgatgtttttattccctttctggacatggacagtatagtgtgcatacacttagatgcgctctcggactaaatataaaatatcttaaactgtgttctgaagatgaacggaggtcttacgggtgtggaacaacattagagtcattaatgacatcaatttcatttttgggtgaactaaccctttaaatctctTCTCAAAACATTCTATTTTAAAATTTCTATTacttgattatttattttacttgttGTATTTAAAGTGTGTTGTTTTCTCTGTTGTTATGTTTACTTGTAAAGCACTCTGAGAAAGCAACTTTTAAAggtgttaaaaaataaatgtattattattattattattttattattattatatgacaAACTTAATGAAGCTGACTGCAAATTTCTGTGGTTGTGTATGTGCAGTCAACAGGCTGATTTGGCTCTGCAGGAAGCTATCCGCATCGCACAGGAAGCAAATGACCATGTGTGTCTCCAGCACTGTCTGGTAAGAACAGTTTTTCTCATTCCTCCGCGTGCCGTGTATGCGTGATCTGTTTCTTAATTGTTTGTCCCATCATGAAAAGGACTCTATTTATATATGTGTCTTAAATCAGGACATCTTTCATAACTACTGCAACAATTAGTATCCTCAATATccaaattattaaaaaagtgTAATTAAAAGGAAAACAACATACCTTTGTGAACTTTGGAGTGTTTTGCAGCcatcaaaatttcaatttgtttatatttacaaaataaaattggTCAATGAAAACAACAGATTTTTTCTTTGTACATTTGTCAGTTAAATAAAGGTTCAAGAGAATGGACAGATCACAGATTCTTGATTTTATTGCACTTTACACGATGTCCcaattgatttctgaaggatcatgtgaatgAAGGGATTGAAGACTGGGGTAAtgttgctgaaaattcagctttgccatcacaataatacattgcattttaaaatatattaaatcagaaaattctgttttttttccttcttctaaTTTTAGAGTTGGCTGTACACACTAGAACAAATGAAAGGATCTGATAGTGTGGTATTAACAGAAGACTCAGTGAAAATTGCAGCTCACTTTTGTCTCCCTGTAAGTAACTCGTTATGATGGAACCATTTTAATGGCTTTATTATATGGATATGCTTTGCATAACCACAAGACATAATGAATGGCATCAGGCATATTAAATCAGTTCCTATTAATCTCTtgcaattaaataattaatgatcTCCATTTTGCAGTATTTAGCTTCTCTAGGCATTCAGTCCCTGGTCCAGCAGGGAGCAAAACAGGGCATGCCGGCCAACAAGCTGCTGGACGCCCTGCGTGGAACCGATATCATGCACTGGAAGCAAAGCCTCTCTGAGCTGATAGAAATCAGCCTGGCGCAGACCACCTCCATATGGAGGATGTATGGCAAAAGGTCAGATAACCTTCTTTTTATGAAATTTAAGAGAGCTATGAAGTGAAATTAACTTTCTTTCATATTTTGCTTTTACTGTCATATGTAAATGTCTTCCAACAGACTGTAAGGGCTAACACTTTAATTGTGCATTAATACTGTGGCACAGCAGTTTTTCAGGTTTGATGTAGTTTAAGCTGAATTTGCCTTCTCTGTAGCACTATGGCACGGCAGCAGGCTCAGCTCTTGTTGAATATGAACAGTCTGGAGCCGGTGAACTTTAGTGTGCAGCAGAATAACACTGAGGCCTTTGCTGTTGCCCTTTGCCATCTGGCTGAACTCCATGCTGAGCAGGTACCTGACCTCTCGCACAATTACATTAATGCATATGCTGCTTCTGCGCATAAGCTGGATTTCATCTGTTGCCATGTGCAAAAATGGAACATGTTTTACCaatcgatttttttttcttctatcctCAGGGTCTTTATGCTGTCGTGACTGACATCATGAAACACTTGAAGCAGCAGTTTCCTCCCCATACCCAACATGCCAAAGTACTGCTAAATAAAATCTAGGCTTCATCAAGCACAAATCATCAGCAGCTCCAATTACAAATCTGATGTTTCTCTTTTTAACAGCTCTGGATGCTATGTGATCTGAAAATTCAGTTTGAGAGGGCTATGAATGATGGGAAATACCATTTGGCTGAACCCCATGTCACAGCTATCTCTGCCTTAAACAGCTCTGAGGGATTGTACAGGTGGATAACTGCGCATATTATACTTTTTAGTAGATTGACCAGTACAAGTGATTGTTTATGTCTTTGTCTATTCAGGAAAGCGCAGCTGCTGAAAGCTCTGAATCGTATGTCTGAAGCCTCTAAGATTCTACAGCAGCTGCAGCAGCAGTGTGAGAAGAGCAAGAACACCGAGATGATCATCAGGTATaactttatgaaaataaaagtcTGAGATGTTTTCGTGTTTAAAGAAATGGAAGTcagcatgaaatcaaaatttactTGCACTTGTCTAActggatgctgaaaattcagctttgccaacagggaataaattacattttagttaAGTGTATTAAAATAGTGTATTCAAATTAAATCTTAATGTCCCCATTTTTGAAGTGTACTATTTGAAATCTTGTTGAAACTGCAGTGTTAACATGTCATTTGTTAACTCTTCCGGTGTTTGCGTGTTGCGTGTCAGGGTGATGCTGGCCTCTGCAGAACTCCACTGGGATTCGTCTGGATTTGCGTCAGCTCTGCCATTACTTTTAAAGGCTCTTGCTCTGTCACGCCAACACAACCTCCAGAGCTTAACCTCAGAGACTGTGTTACATCT
Proteins encoded:
- the anapc5 gene encoding anaphase-promoting complex subunit 5 gives rise to the protein MASVHESLYFNPMMTNGVVHANIFGIKDWVTPYKIAVLALLYEMSTTKPMALLDRRLLNKLILPLQQGPDLILEQFVKIVEECCLRMVNAVKLRLFLMADGELQDMEHFFTILPSAFSDSEAFKTSVVGLFMRQMLLAYNKLSFSQVYKLYKSLQKYCHRGNPPELSALPSEDMELTGIEDPSADRIDKDELDTTSLHQSELRSDETQGPLSQKQAEYFLARQAYLLKNDENKAMSPAKLQDELNNILKFNPDFAEAHYLSYLNSMRVQDIFISTHSLLHYFDRLILSGGEGKSNGDEGYGRSLRYAVLNLATLHCRFGHYQQADLALQEAIRIAQEANDHVCLQHCLSWLYTLEQMKGSDSVVLTEDSVKIAAHFCLPYLASLGIQSLVQQGAKQGMPANKLLDALRGTDIMHWKQSLSELIEISLAQTTSIWRMYGKSTMARQQAQLLLNMNSLEPVNFSVQQNNTEAFAVALCHLAELHAEQGLYAVVTDIMKHLKQQFPPHTQHAKLWMLCDLKIQFERAMNDGKYHLAEPHVTAISALNSSEGLYRKAQLLKALNRMSEASKILQQLQQQCEKSKNTEMIIRVMLASAELHWDSSGFASALPLLLKALALSRQHNLQSLTSETVLHLAFTQLMLGIPEQALALVQDVLESVLAHGSLIDKGRALLLAARCQMALAGTAVQEHRLNALEQAVHTLDEAAVYFSRLDCKERMRDIHYLQARLHHTLGNVSQRNKCAMLFRLLDQELPSSGMTVVNRL